actttgtaaaaatatttttatatttaacagaatattagtatatttatttttagtttataaatatcacttaaatttaaataaaataaaataattaattaaaaaattaaaaaaagatatttttttagatatttaaaataacaattatttaaaaatactaaataattaaacaaattaaaatatgatatttttgagatattttaccataataattatttaaaaataataaataattaaataaattaaaataagatatttttttatattttacaataataattatttaaaaataataaaatcatacattttataacttaaataaaatttaattaaaattaaacttaaactcaataatatcatattaaacatataatataatctactgtcaattagcaacaaattacttttttttttttttaaaaaaaactagcaagaaacttaaatttaaaagtcacgtataatatttaatattacattaaatatataatatttaatatcttgttatcactcccaaattcaaaaactataacaaatataaatttaaatttaaacaaaaataaataaactatttaattaaaacatgatatttatttgaaatttatatgacattaatataaatttaataaaaataattaataaattctataaataaaactaagaaaacgtgcattgcatgttacttgtatctagtatatatatattgaaattatgtttttagtgattaccaaattaattaaaccaagtataTTAATTAAGGTGcgaaatggtaattaaatgttaaaaCAGATTTCAGATTTGTCGGGACAGAAtacaaacttgtcacgacagaaactgaacacaataaaaagacagtgcaaaaacaataaagaacacaacgaatttttacaaggttcagaaactattttggataacctactccttggggccacacccagagaataaaactaattaataaagaatcacaagtacaaaatattgacttaatgataagcgtacaaaatatacgcttattcATGACTTTTCCGGCTTGATgtggttgtttttctcaagtgAAATTatgtgttgacgccatttttcgtcaaacagtgaaagaagagcacttAAACAAGaattgataatggccaaatacaataaaacaaatcaaacacacgatttttacgtggttcagcagttaaatctgcctagtccacgagtctctgttattaaactcaagattatctctgaaaattcttaagcatgaattcttcagagttttctctcaaggatcagactttcggtcctttacaatggcgcatggcttctctatttatagagaaggatgcagaatactatcccacatattttgggtagttactctttttgtgaataaaataaatgactttaaatgcctataatcagatataaaaggaaacgtccctgaagaccaggaaacacataactgatcaaataatatcccacgattctaggggatttacattaataaatgaggattacatctcatttttataatacttgtagatattcaatgtgtttattgcgtatctctaaggctttagtctcccaggtttcctgtcacctttcgagctggagacatcttccgaggtcacCCAATCtgttcgagatcgtatgcgcgtcgagctcgggaaccctgatccgaagttgtctccaaagatgaatgtgttcccggggctgtctttcgagatcatgaactcttcgaggtcaccatactcgagatcgtccatatcctgcaagctcggcatatgatcctggagcttgcttccaatcttatgagtccacttatttgcgaatccaactttcgaggtcataattaacatggctcAAAATCtaggtataacattttgccccctcaaaagtatttgttcgaatcctaagagaaggaaacttttgaactactttccctGAGAACTGTACTgtcacacctttgaaaatggacacgcgtcagctgggtattgctcacttttggtactcgagtgccttggaaacacgcccacgatcgtccgtctgacaacttttcagcgccttcttgtcattgatccccatccatTCGATCTAGTGAAGATTTCactcgacgctcctgattaattccttttccccacttatatatacaagaccccactcttcatcttcttcttcacttttaccttcattcgccataagcaaaaaagaaaaacaaactcaGAGACCTCTTTGCAAAATTCATatcctgtgcatgttttctcgaccaaagaagcaaaggaatcctggtctgtttgagtcagtgagttctttcctggaacctcttcttcaatcgacgatctctctgcaatcgccattactgtgtaagtatgccatttttgttttccatttaaaatgttcttgctgtgtatgctagtttacgttcttagcatgatacgataggaggttttgatccgataggcttttatgctttctagattttcattctggatgttcgtctctagtttatacccagttttgacgtttgagtgtggttcccattttctgggttttgaaatttttaggcagcgtttcttgtacattaagttttcggataaaaacatgggctttgacaaatgcacgaaacccaaaaacgcttttcctggctaactgccactcttctttcccttgaatttcaggattttcaaaaaaaattatccacgctccttttctttttcgtggaatacacgcccctgactccTCAATAAGGATCTTAGTATTTAGTGTCTCGTTCCTAAATCTCCAAGCTCATTCCaccgagctcgtgattcttgcatgcatggccctcaccattttttctttctcgctagatgtcacagaatctggaaagacggtgggggttaTTGCTGGCAATACCTTACGAGccgaaatctccgagcccagaatcgctcttcgcccggaaccaacgtcggataagagaatacgagcttgcacgcgagcaagaagacattcgagctcactatcgccgccagatagacgaggtcattgaaaagaagagaagagttcttcgggaggccctctatccggagcccaattcaggacctaggcctattcccctcgaccctgTGCTAAAAGTCACTGTTGCgtatcatccaggggaactccagttttccttaatgggggAAACTTCATCATCGCAGCCGAGGAaggagatgttcgaggccgagctctactggagcacggttaccacaaccagccaaatatctgaaatcctggctttccatggccttagctcgtcaGACGCCTTTAAGTGTCGAGTTCCGACCagccatgaacggagctgttttgcCCTTGGCGGCCGCGACGCCACAGTgagatacgcggcatggagccaggagcacatgagggcaggagcttttctgcccttgaagtcttttttcaaagactttactgatttcgttgggttggcactGTTCCAACTCAActccaattcgtacagggtgctgtctgccctgaggtccttgtaccacgagttggggtgggaaggaccttcacctcaagagattttatatctcttttgtttaaaaagtaacccctcccgagctcggggaggggatggtttttattacctctcgagctaccccaaggagacgaaggtttttggggatctccccaaccacccgcctgatttcaagagggccttcttctggacagatggtctgtccccgtctcgacattattcgttcaggcggattcgtaagtattctcgttactttttaTTCTTcagctcgagactttagttcttaaatccatatttagacgaaatgtgtttcgcttttcagctaattttaagcGTCCCACCCCCAATGAAGCAATGAtgaggcacagagaggccttgctccaacttccctatggcaggaggtctctttcgtatctattacacgaggacaagctccgagcttgcgggttgttgggagagggccagtcaacctctgactggtccagtaaaaaatatgaacactgggaggaggtgccactgcccacaggcgcccttcctccgaggagagaaaggaagacATCACTCCCAGTTCGCTTGAGAAGTCCGCGTTCTGGGAATGaagccaatgatgaagcctcgagctcggactcagatgaaggtaaaacccttcctacttcgcgaatgtggtcccccactttactaaaacacaggcccaataggttagtctcgtgcccacaggatagataccacttctatatatggagttgggtagacgactgtgtccataggtttgatagtgggctcgggaaataccacaccatgtacaccacagacgaggtgtggaatgagatagctgtgcagtacgggaccaatgattatagggacctctcgaggttatcacctacttatagggaaggcactccccacgcctcctctgaagacgggggaatttcatggtccccaagctcgagctcgggggagagttccagttaggtttcttctatcatcactctatatgtctgtgatactgaaataaCTTGATGTACACTTCTCTTTTACTGACttactgtgttgtgacttgtgcaggcgagatggactccgaccttgacacccttatctacaatgcaggcgccaagaggagcaaatgccctagggcggggtcactgaagaccggtcagccgggcaaaggctccaagagatccaaGAAGACACCTCCCCTTGCCCCGCTGGTTTCAAGCTCTATTGCTGCGTCGACTGTCCAGGCCAGTGCCTCCACGACAATGCCATCCTCGCAGACCGTCGTCTCTGCGGTTGCACCGACTTCGCTGGTTGGTGCCCCTGCCAttgttgagtcccaacctcctgtggtgggcgaaacgtcttctgctcaactttccagaagaccttctgcttctcgagttcagaagctaacaatctccacccatatggactcgtatgtggtggacaatgctgctggacctcacggatctacgctgatctcggatgtcatgtcccggatcggccagagctatggcagtttcgaagctccccagtggcagtgcttaaccggcacccgagaccgcactgtcctttacgagaagagtatcgagcacactgctgcggtaagtatccttctatattccttttgcttacattcatactgacctgaggctaatggtggtttcttccttttttcaggctcttgccttcactgcccagctcaattacgagctgaacaacgagatccattcgagcaggactcatgctcaagaggcgaaggacctccaccttagagcgaatgacgatctgaaggcggcgaatgctaagctcgaggcagtggttaaggagcgtgaggacatggccaaggagctcggaaagctgagagctgaactcgaggagcaaaagaaagataatacCCAGCtttgggagaccaataagaagctcgaagaggacaaggccgccaccttggacatcatagaggatgccaaaactcgccttcttgtcgagtacaaagaaaagaaggaaaaggcggtcgacttagctatgtaccggatgtgggcttataatgaagatctggacatCAGTTTCTTAGGTCCCCAtgaggcgccgcttcttgaacgatggaatgctcggctcgagaaggaagaggttgaacaactcgagaaggagaaggctgctccggacaccgtttcggagggagctcaagaggatagtcatgctattcgtcctggggggtccggtgccaccgacgctgagaaggccaaggagactcctcttccttgaatctgacctcggggagatcagttatcggggctgtgtccccttatttctgtaattattttaatatatgcccacggggctgatactatttcttttaccattcttttatatgctttacatttcttggctcgaaatattttgcatatttttatattgatgaaccggttatgtttatttaattcatacaaacatagtttggatttaggctcgaaattcgatgcattcatgcatagtctattcgaattatccgcttccgaccttgttacttatcaaggtcagatattactttaaccatgaactcaagagtacttatatggtatgtaatgtgaatgatctggttatatcttttttttgtttagtcacttttcctcatcctcattttttgttccgaggttaagagtttgaaactatttttctcttaagatattccagcctcgatctcgacttgtctcgtgataggtttaggctcctacttattatcgatcaattttttggctggttccagacctgttaagtttgcacatctggttaactccaaacattttaggtttttggtagttcggttttgtccgaactatctaagctcgcgtatttggttatatccaaacacttcatatgtttttgataactcagttatctaggctcgcgtacttggttatctccaaatacttttatctttttgataagtcagttatgtccgaactatctaagctcgcgtacttggttatctccaaatacttcatgtatatatatatattttttattttttaatctgatggtatatataccaatgatgcccccttaatatcctatgagtgtgactataggttattaaattaagagagattgcaaaaataaaaagaaattacatatggaacaaaatagaccttttatttgatgaaattcaaaaacaaacaaacaaactagtacagatagaaagtcatggttacaggcaacacttcctacactattgatagtaaggtctaaggtgttcgccattccatgctcgcggtattgggctcccatccaatctcgcaagtttgtacacaccaggtcggatgactgactctatctggtatggtccttcccagttcggcccgagcactccagctgctggatctcgggttgccaagaatacgcgtattaataccagatctcccattccgaactttcgatctcgaaccctcttattgaaatatcgtgcagttcgttgctggtaagcagcgtttctcagctgagcctcttctcttttttcatcaatcaagtctagagtttcttcgagctgagtgtgattggaactttgatcgtaaatctgagttcgaatcgttgggatttcgacctcgatgggcaacattgcctcacagccgtatgctagagagaacggggtatgccctgttgaggtccgagctgtggttctatacccccaaaggacttgaggtaattcctcgggccatcgtcccttggcttcttccaactttttcttcagagaactcttgagagttttgttaacggcctcgacctgaccattcgcctgagggtgagccacagatgaaaaactctttattatgccattcTTTTTGCAAAAGCTGgcgaacaagtcgcaatcgaactgagttccgttatcggatacgatttttctcggtactccgtatcggcatacgatgttctttaccacgaaatcaaggatctttttcgaatttatggttgccaatggttcagcctccgtccatttcgtgaagtaatcaacggcgactacagcatatttcactccgccttttccagttgggagagagcctatgaggtcgatgccccatactacgaaaggccatggggatgtcaacatggtcagttcggatggtggagctcggggtatcgtggcgaatctctggcatttgtcgcatttcttcacatactcaaaagagtctgttttaatggttggccagaaatatccttggcgtatgatcttcttggataggctatgccccccggtgtggtctccgcagaacccttcatgaatttcttcaatgattttcttagcttcgggaggggttacacatctaagcagcggcatggaataccctcttctgtatagctttccgtctaGAATGGTGTagcgaggaagttgatacatcaactttcgagcttgattttgattttttggaagaattccattttcgagatagtcaactattggactcatccaggtcggctctgtttcaatcatacacacatcttcctcgtctggctcagtaatgctgggtgttgataggtgttctacgggtacaacattcagttcttcattttcggcggaagtggcgagtcgagctaaggcatctgcatttgagttttgttctcggggaacctgttcaattgcataaaattcgaaatactccaatgaggatttttccttctccagataagctgccattcttgtgccacgagcctggtactctcccaggatttgattaaccacgagctaggagtcgctgtagcaatgtatagctttggctttGAGCTATTTTGTTATTCGcagtcccgcgagtagagcctcgtactcagcttcattattagatgctttaaagccaaatcttaaagcagagtgaaatttgctccctgcaggagtgatcaggattactcctgcccccgctccattttcatttgacgagccgtcgacgtaaagtttccatagctcgtgggccgtggttattacctcatcgtcggctattccagtacattccactataaagtctgccaatacttgtgccttaatggtcgttcttggatggtaggtgatctcgaactgtccgagctcaacatcCCATTTAAGGAGTagacctgacgcctctggtttagacaggacctgcctaagtggttgatctgtcagtacatggatgggatgtgcctgaaaataggggcggagcttatgagacgaatgaattagactgagggcgagtttctccatcaatggataccttgactctacccccagtaatctcttactgatgtaatagatgAGTTTAtgcaccctctcttcctctcgaatgagcaccgcgcttatcgcgtgttcggtggtcgagaggtataggtacaatacttctcccgtttcgagttttgacaggatgggtggttcagcgaggtgtattttgagctcctgaaaggccagctcgcactcctctgtccattcaaacttcttacttcctctcaataagttgaagaatggaaggccacgatccgttgacttcgagatgaatctgctcagggtggccatcctgccagtcaagctttggacatctttatgcttctgaggtgaaggcatatcaatcagggcctttattttttcgggattagcctcaattccacgagagttgacaatgaaacccagaaattttcccgaagataccccaaaagtgcacttctgaggatttagcttcatgttgtattttctgagcacgccaaagcactcttcgaggtcatcaacatggttcttgttaagttgagactttacaagcatgtcatcaacataaacttccatgttgttccctatttgctctgaaaacatcatgtttacgagccgctgatatgtagctccagcgttcttgagcccaaacagcataacattataacagtatagccctttatctgtgatgaagctcgtatgttcttggtcgggggcatacatggggatctggttgtatccagaatatgcatccatgaatgacatcaagccatgccccgccgtggcatccacgagctgatcaattcttggcagcggaaagcagtcttttgggaaagctttgttgagatccgagtagtcaatacaggttctccacatcccattgggttttgggaccaacactggattggctacccagtcagggtaaaagacatccctaatgaaatggttttcTTTTAacttgtcaacttcctcctttaatgctttctttctgtcctcgtccagctgtcttcgcttttgttgcttcgggggaaagcttttgtctatgtttaatgcgtggctcgcaacattcgggcttatccccaccatatctgagtgtgaccatgcgaagacatcctggtttttcttcataaagcaaattaattgctattttgcctcgtctcggaggtgttttccgaccttcaccttcttcgagggatcagtttcctcgagctgaatttcttcgagctcctccaaaggttcgaggtcaactttctcctcaatccttggatcgatctcctcgtcaatttctaagactgttccgtctttattttgtatgataacgagtgtttgagcgctcgtttgtttctttcccctcaaagaaatgctatagcactcccttcatgccaattgatctccttttaatgtcccgaccccgcttggggttgggaacttaagggccaggtgcctcacagatgaaactgcccccagcccgaccagggcggggctcccgagcagtacattgtaggcagatggtaaatctactaccacgaactccattatcttggtcaccgagactggatagtctcccaaggtcacagggagttcaatggatcccatacaggcagtcccttctcctgaaaagccgtacaaagtagttgcacatgccttcaggttgcgaagggagagtcccattttctcgagggtcgctttataaagaatgttgactgagctcccattgtctatgagaactcggcggactctcttgttggcaagctgaagagtaataactaatggatcatgatgagggaactgaacatgggaagcgtcctcctcagtgaaggttatcggttgtgtttcaatcctttggctcttcggtgccctaggttcggaTTCATAAGGAgtcccgtcccctgtcttcagctcgttaacgtatctcttttgagcatttctgccccctcctgcgagatgaggccctcccgtgatggttattacgtcctctccatctatcggcgggggcctgtcttcttcccaagatcgggagttattattttgtgtcgtcgaaggcgcggctactctctggctcgcagtagtctgtccagtactctggtttttgacgtactgccggaagtaacctctcgagatcaacccttcgatctcatccttcagctgtcgacattcatcagttgtgtgtccggtgtctctgtggaatcagcaatacttactggaatcccttttggatttttgatttctcattgggtccggacgcctaaaggggacctggttttcattagccaggtatatgttttcccgggactcgttgagctcggtgtgcactttatatacggagaaatacctttctcctttctttttctttcctcctttagcctcggggttatttccctcgctctttttcctcttggagggattctccgaggtaggctgtggagctgctgggtaagccgaggttgaggcggagttaatgtttatcgttgtagtttcagtctgcgaggtcgccttgagcgttgacctcgcctcctctacattgacaaatctctgcgcccgtctgttaaactcggttattgacctcaccggtttcccttgcatgtcgtcccaaagggcacttccgggtaaaacaccagctcggatagccatcaggtgcccactgtcatccacatctcaagcccgggcgacctccagattaaatcttgtcagatagcttttcagtgtttcgcctggctgttgttggacgttggtcaaagtggatgcctctggcctgactcccaccatagctcggaactgcttcttgaagtctctagacaactgttcccatgaagttattgagtgtttcttgtacttttcgaacaaacttttggcaggtcctgccaatgatgttggaaacaacatgcacctgagctcgtaacccacgttactagctctcataatagtgttgaatgtactcaggtgactacatgggtcggtttttccttcaaacgctgggacgtgaggaatccggaacccttgaggaaattgagtgttagaaataggtggagcaaacggctcgagctcctcatcagagtcctcgtatcgaccattcccctgttcattctttaaaagcctaaaggctttttcgagctgatcgatcctttcttggactggttCCGTGGGAGGTgttgtctggaattgacagtcattgatcatgattccaggctcgcgtctccttgagggatctctacgcccattcaggtgattcctcaggtccggatttgtctgatcttccttccccctactctgattcagatgatttcgcaggtcaggacgattcttgcggcttccagtatttttacgacctcggtcgtgtttactgacggacctggtctctccggactcgtcactggtgaaactcattgatcggtcatttcgcgatgggttcttcccatgtcgcctcgtctccgcagtgcgagaccgagacgtctgacttttctcagattgtgcgcctctccgctcctggaaagtctccctgtgtccttgtctatcccttgtacgcccttgatcctgatctcgaacaggttgagcgtttctgcggggaggtgaaggatatcttatgggagatagagggaaccgtataggtgatgGTGGCTGCCGCCCTTGCCTcagcctagagggtccagaatttgcctgagatgggtcagtcgcgttcggtgcactaccaggaacctgagtccgagcctcggcagaaGTTCGGTTATTCTTAGTTCCTggaggcacttccacaggtggattaggcgggacctgAGTTCGGGTACTCCTCtgtggcctaggaggagcagatggctccgCTGGTGTCGGAGGTTGAGtcagcctccttgtggcagcatcctttcgtggacatccacggggcctccggggatgaacgtgcacgtcccttggaggagggacttggttttcgcgcgaggcgggggctgagccacctgcgcctctgcggctatcctagtcaactcctcattccgtttgttggcctctgccaacagctgtttcaactgccggttttccagttctacaataggaacgtaacgctcaggattgtagtacatgtcttcatcccttggtggaggcggtggtccccgggaatcagaagacccacttctctcctcagcatccgggttctccattggttgttttccaggatgcCTTGGGTAACTTTCATCAGGCGTGTTCTGATTGTTCgtggccatgaatctctcagggatgaatgcttaaggctctcaatgaaagcaccaaactgttgacaccgtttttcgtcaaacagtgaaagaagagcacttAAACAAGaattgataatggccaaatacaataaaacaaatcaaacacacgatttttacgtggttcagcagttaaatctgcctagtccacgagtctctgttattaaactcaagattatctctgaaaattcttaagcatgaattcttcagagttttctctcaaggatcagactttcggtcctttacaatggcgcatggcttctctatttatagagaaggatgcagaatactatcccacatattttgggtagttactctttttgtgaataaaataaatgactttaaatgcctataatcagatataaaaggaaacatccctgaagaccaggaaacacataactgatcaaataatatcccacg
The genomic region above belongs to Humulus lupulus chromosome 1, drHumLupu1.1, whole genome shotgun sequence and contains:
- the LOC133779769 gene encoding uncharacterized protein LOC133779769, whose amino-acid sequence is MPSSQTVVSAVAPTSLVGAPAIVESQPPVVGETSSAQLSRRPSASRVQKLTISTHMDSYVVDNAAGPHGSTLISDVMSRIGQSYGSFEAPQWQCLTGTRDRTVLYEKSIEHTAAALAFTAQLNYELNNEIHSSRTHAQEAKDLHLRANDDLKAANAKLEAVVKEREDMAKELGKLRAELEEQKKDNTQLWETNKKLEEDKAATLDIIEDAKTRLLVEYKEKKEKAVDLAMYRMWAYNEDLDISFLGPHEAPLLERWNARLEKEEVEQLEKEKAAPDTVSEGAQEDSHAIRPGGSGATDAEKAKETPLP